A region of the Acidobacteriota bacterium genome:
GGGATGGGGCTTGCCGTGTGGCACTTCGTCCGACCGCACGGTACGCGGTTCGAGGTGCGCCAGGCCGAGCTCCGCCAGGGTGTGCGTGACGTTCGGGGCCGGCGCGGATGTCGCCAGCGCGACCGGGATGCCGCTTGCGTCGAGCCAGCCCAGCAGGCGATCGAGGCCGCGGAGCGGCGAGAGCCGGCCCGTCGAGAGCGTGCGATAGAGCGACTCCTTCTCCTCTTCGAGCGCGGTGAGCTCGGGGGCCTCGATCGCTCGGGCGAACAGGACCGGGAAGATCTCGCGATTGCGCTTCCCATCGAGCTTCGCGCGATCGCGCATCGTGATGGCGGGCAGGTCGTGACGCGCGGCGAACCGCTCGAACGCCTGGGCGTGCAACGGCATGTTGTCGACGAGCGTTCCGTCGACGTCGAAGACGACAGCACGGGGCCGGAACCCCGGCGGCAGACCAGTGAACATGCCGTTCAGCCGAGTAGCAGCTTGGCAATGGTCTGCAGCTGCATGTTCGACGTGCCCTCGTAGATCTGGCCGATCTTCTGGTCGCGGTACAGCTTCTCGACCGGGTAGTCCTTCGTGAACCCGTAGCCGCCGAAGAGATTCACCGCGAGCGACGCCACCCGTTCGGCGACTTCAGACGAGAAGATCTTGGCCATGGCCGCCTCGGCCAGAAACGGCCGGCCCGCGTCGCGCAGCCGGGCCGCGTTGTACACGAGCAGGCGGGCCGCCTCGACGTCGGTGGCCGCGCGGGCCAGCTGGAACTGCACGCCCTGGAAGTCGGCGATGGCCCGGCCGAACTGCTTGCGCTCCTTGACGTACCTCACGGCGTGGTCGAGCGCGCCTTGCGCCAGCCCCACCATCTGCGCGCCGATGCCGATCCGCCCCTCGTTGAGCGTTTCGATGGCCACCTTGTAACCCTTCCCGACGTCGCCGAGCACGGCGTCCTTGGCCACCCGACAGTCCTCGAACAGCAGCTCGCACGTGCTGCTCGCGCGGATGCCGAGCTTGTCCTCCTTCTTGCCCACGCTGAAGCCGGGCGTGCCGCGGTCGACCAGGAACGCCGTGATCGCGCGGTACCCGGCGGCCGGATCCACCGTCGCGAACACGATGAAGAGGTCGGCCTCGTTTCCGTTCGTGATCCAGAGCTTGCGGCCGTTGAGCACCCACGCGTCGCCCGCGTCGACGGCCCGCGACGTCAGCGCGAACGCGTCGCTGCCCGATCCGGCCTCCGAGAGCGCGTAGGCCCCCAGGGTCTTCGTGGCGAGCGCCGGCAGGTAGCGTCCGAGCTGCGGCTCGTTCGCCCATCGCAGCAGCGCGTTGATGACCAGCGTGTTCTGCACGTCGACGAGCACGCCCACCGACGGGTCGACCTGCGACAACGCCTCGACGGCGAGCACCGCGTGAAAGAACGTACCGCCGCTGCCGCCGAACCGCTCCGGGATCTCGATGCCCATGACGCCGAGATCGAAGAGCCGGTCGATCAGCTCACGCGGGATCTTCGCGTGCTCGTCCATCTCGCGCACGAGCGGCTTCACCTGTTGCTCGGCGAACTCCCGGACGCTGTCGCGGAGCAGCACCTCGTCTTCGAGCAGCGTGGTCAGGGGCGGGGTCTTGACGTCGACAGCTTGGGTCACGCGTCGTTCTCCTCGATCGGGGCCGATCTGCGGGGGTGGCTCCGAGGGCCGGGGCGGACGGCGTCGGTCGATCCGTCCGGCACGGCCGCCTCCCACCGGAGCCGCACGCCCAAATGGTATCATTGAGTGAAATTCCGTGACTTTCCGTGAAGTCGGGGCTTCCGGCCGCCGCCGGCCGGCGCGCCGGCGCGAGCGGGACAGGACAGGAGTCGTGATGCGGGGCCCAGCCCACTCTTTCCGTCAGGCGGTCGACACGCGCCGCGTCTCGCGACGCGCCGCCCTCGCGCTCGCGGTGCTGCTGGGCCTGGCCATCGGACCAGCCCAGCCGCGCGCGCAGCAGGCCCCGGCGTCACCCGCGAGCCCCGGCCAGCAGGCACCGCAGCAGGAGCCGCAGCCACAGGAACAGCCCGTCTTTCGCACCGAATTGACGTTCGTCCGCGTCGACGCCATCGTCACCGACCGGCAGGGCAACCCGGTGACCGACCTGACGCCGGACGATTTCGAGGTGTTCGAGGACGGCAAGCCGCAGGCCATCGAGACCTTCAAGCGCATCGACGTGACGGGCGAGCCGGCGCCCGGTGCGGAGATCGCCCGGCCGATTCGGACCGCCTACGACGAAGAGTCGGAGGCCCAGCGGGAAGACGTCCGGCTGTTCGCCATCTTCCTCGACGACTACCACGTCCGACGTGGGGCCAGCCTGAGCGTGCGCGAGCCGCTCATTCGCTTCATCGAGAACCAGCTCGGCCCGCTCGACATGGTCGCGCTGATGTACCCGCTCCAGCCCGTGGGCGACGTGGTCTTCACGCGCAACCACCGCGCCATCGTCGACGCGATCAGGAAGTTCGACGGGCGGAAGTACGACTACACGCCGCGCAACAGCATCGAAGAGCAGTACTCGATGTACCCGGCGGAGTGGGTCGAACGCATCCGCAACCAGGTCTCGCTCTCGGCGCTTCGAGCCCTGATGGTGAGGCTTGGCGGCCTGCGCGAGGGGCGCAAGTCGGTCATCCTCGTCAGCGAGGGGTACACGAATTACCTTCCGCCGCAGATGCGCGACCCGGTCGCGAGCATGCCGGGCATCGGCAATCCCAACCGGCGCAACCCCATGGCCGGCGAACGCGACTACGGCGAGGAGCGGTACCAGTTCTTCCAGAGCGTCGACATGATGCGCGATCTGCAGGACGTGTACGCCGAGGCGAACCGGTCGAACACGTCGATCTACGCGCTCGATCCGCGCGGGCTCGCACCCTTCGAATTCGATATCAACGAGGCGGTGGGGACTGGCGTCGACTCGAGGGTGCTCGGTGAGACGATGGACACCCTGCGCGTGCTCGCCGACCAGACCGACGGGCGCGCGATCGTCAATCGCAACGACCTCGAGAGCGGGCTCCGCCAGGTCGTCCGCGATTCGAGCGCGTACTACCTGATCGGCTACAACTCGACGCAGGCGCCGGCGGATGGCAAGTTTCACGAGATTCGCGTGCGCGTGAAGCGGCCAGGCCTGCAGGTGCGGGCCCGCAAGGGCTACTGGGCCCTGACGGCCGCCGAGATGGAGACCGCGATGGCCCCTCCCAAACCCGGGCCCGACCCGGCCATCGCCGACGCGCTCGCGTCGGTCGAGGCGCCGAGCCGCGCACGGGTGGTGCGGACCTGGCTGGGCACCGAGCCCGCCGAACACGGGCGCACCAAGGTGACCTTCGTCTGGGAGCCGGTGCCGCCCCTTCCCGGCGACCGACGCCCCGCGGCCAGCCGCGTCTCGGTGATCGCCGCCGGACAGGAGGAGGCCTATTTCCGCGGTCGAGTGCCCGACGGGGCGCCGGCGGCGGCGACGAGCGGTGTCGTGTCTCGAGGCGGTGGCCGCGCCGAGTTCGAGGCCGCGCCGGGACGCCTGCAGTTGCGCCTGTCGGTCGAGGGGCCGGCCGGCGAGGTCATCGACTCCGACCTGCTCGACATCACCGTGCCGGACTTCACCGGGCCCCAGGTCGGCCTCTCGTCGCTCGAGGTCTTCCGCGCCTCGACGGCCCGTGAGTTCCAGGCAGTGAGCCGCGACCCGCTGGCCGTGCCGTCTGCCGCCCGGGAGTTCCGGCGGACCGAACGCCTCTTGATCCGCTTCAGCACATTCGGGCCCGGCACCGAACCCGTACAGACGACGGCGCGGCTGCTGAATCGTCTGGGTCAGCCGATGTCCGACCTGACGCTGGAGGCCATCCAGGGAGACGACACGGAGCGCTGGCAGGTGCAGCTGCCGCTGTCCGGCCTGCCGGCCGGCGAGTACCTCGTCGAGGTCAGGTCGACGGCTGCCGGTGAGCAAGCCAAGCAGCTGCTCGGGTTCCGCGTCGTGAGCTGAGCCGACCGCTGGGGCCGCGCGCGTCCACGCGCGGCGTCAGGCCTCCGTGCGCCGGCGGTTGCGCCCGGGGCGCACGGTCACCTCGGGTGTCACGAGAAGGCCCACCGCCCGGTCGACGTCCCCGTTCATCAGCACCCGGAGCACCTGCCCGCCCGTGGCCTGCGGGACGTCGATCACGCGAAGCGTGTCGGCGAGGTGCCCGTAGTCGGGCAGCAGGTTCGTCAGGATGCTCGGCGACTCCTTGAGCCAGGCGTCGGCCAACCGCGCCTCCGGATCGTCCGGAAAGATCGGCAGGTACCGGATGTCGGCTTCGACGAGGTCCTGGAAGAAGTGCGTGCCGAAGGACACCTCCGGCACGTACTGCCCTCGCCGCGCGGCGATCTCGACGAGCAGCGCCGTGTTGTTGATGTCGGAGTAGGTCACGCTGACGCCGAGCGTGATGTCGCCACGGCTGCCCCAGCGCCCGGGGCCGAGCAGCGCGAACTGGCGCTTCGGCAGCAGGCCGTTGAGGCGGCCCACGGCCCGGCCGACGTCCTTGAGCGACTCGAGATCGCCGAGCGCGTGGTAGCGCTCCGGATCGACGTAGACGAGGTGGGTGAGGTCGGGCACGCGGCCGTTCGAGACGAAGCGGTTGGCGAGGAAGACCACGCGCTCCGCCGGCAGATCGACCGGGATGGCCGCTGGCGCCGCGTCTGGCGAGAACGACTGTGCCCGGCACTGCAGGATGTAGAAGTCGGTGCCGTCGGAGGCGAACTCGATGTCGACCGGGTAGCCCAGCTTCTCCGAGAGCACGCGAAGGATGGTGCGGATGCGGGGCATGAAGGAGGTGCCCGCGACGAGCCCCTCGAAGGTCGCGACGAGCCGGCTCGGGTCGAGCGTCGAGACGAGGCCGAGGGGAGGGTGCAGCCGGCCATCGTCGTACACCGAGAACACTCGTGAGAGCGCGGGGTACTCCGCGGCGCAGGCCGACAGCAGGGCGTCGATGGGGACCGTCTCGAACCGCCGGCTCTCGAGGTTGATCAGGTCGACCTTGCGGGGGGCATACCGCAGGACCTCGTCGGGCGTTGCGCTCGCGCGCAGGCCCGGTTGACCCGGCGAGAGCAGCACGGGGTAATCGTCGCTCAGCCGATCGACCGCGCGCGTGCCAAGGCCCGGCACGAGGCGCACCAGGCCGTCCTCGCGGCGGATGCGGGCCGACCAGCGGTGCTCGTTGCGGCTGAACGCCACCCCGGCGTATGCCGGCAGGAAGTAGTGGCCCACGCGCCTGCCCACGACCTCTTGAATCAGGATGCCCATCTCCTCGTGCACGTCGAGCAGGCCGCGATCGGCCCGGTATTCGATGGGGTCGGGCCCGAAAATCGACGCCCACACCTCGGCGACGGCATCCATCAGCGCCGCGAGCCGCTCGCGCTTGGTGCCCTGGTTCGCGAGGAAGAGGCTCTTGTACTTCCCGGAGAAGGCCGCTCCCACGCGATCTTCGAGCAGGCTCGAGCTGCGGACGACGAGCGGGCCGTCGACGTCGTCGAGCGCAATCGACAGCCCGCGCGCGATGTCGGGTGGGAAGTCGGAGTTCTTGAAGACCTGGATGATGTGCGGGTACTCGCGCCGTACCTGGTCGAGCTCGAGGTACTTTCGGTCGTAGACGTCCTCGAGGTGATTGAACTCGATGAACGCCAGCAGGGCGTCCGACGACAGGTACCAGGTCTTCGGCGTCTTGACGTGGCTCGTGGCGTGCGCGGTCTCCTCCGACCGCCGCAGGACCTGGCCCGCGAGGAAGAGGCCCGCGCCCTTGCCGCCGATCTTGCCGTGGCTGCCGCTCGGCGCGACGATGCGGCGAACGAGCTCGAGGAAGTCGTCGACCTCCGTGTACTGCTTCGCCGTGTTGATGTAGTCGACGTCGTCGTTGAGGAACCGCCGCACGAGGGCGACGCGCAGCGCCATCTGCCGCGTGCGCGACAGGTTCCGATCGGTGACGTGGAGTTGCTGGTATCGTTCGAGGGCGGCGGCAATGTCCGGCAGCGACGTCCCGAGGTTCTCGACCGCCTCCATGAGGAACCCCGACTTGTCGTCCTTCATCCAGCGGTGAAGGCAGTCGAGGATTTCGCCGTCGCTGAGGTGGCGCGCGGCAATCGCGAACGCCTCGTTGACCACCGCGAGCACCGTGTCGAGGCTGGTCTTGTCGACCGGGCGGTTGTCGTCGGCGTCCGACGCCGGTCCGACGCGCAGGCTCGACGAGAAGCGCTGGAGCAGCGCCTGCGCCTCGTCGACCCCGTTCCAGCACAGGTAGTTCAGCATGCGCCGGGAGATGCGCATGAGCAGGTGGTGATCGGCCTGGCGGAGGAAGTCGACGATCACCGCCCAGGCCGGCCGGTCCGGCCGCGTGCCCTCGACGGCCCCGGGGTCGGGGGCCGTCGGCCGCGAAAGACCCTGCAGGCGGCGCTGGCCGACCCACAGGGCCAGCCGATCGGCGATGGCCGCGAGCAGCCGGTGTTCCTCCTTGAGGAACGGCCCGTCGTCGTCGGCGGGGCACTCCTCACCGTAGAACACCTCGATGGCCCCCACGGCGTCGCCGGCCACCACCACGTCGGCCCGCAGGACCCACGGCGTTTCGGCCGCCCGGGGGGGCTGGTAGACGACGCCATCGAGCACGATGCGTGCCCAGCAGACGGCCGGGTGCCGCCACCCGAGCGGGATCTCGGCGAGCAGCCCCCGGCACACCTCGTCTGGCGACGCGTCGACCCGCCGGCACACGTCGTGCACCCGATAGAGACAGTTCAGCTCCTTGGCTCGCTCCTCGAGCCGCGCGAGCACCGCGTCCATCGGGCCGTCGGCAAACGACGGGTCGGGCGGGACCGGCATGTCAGCGGTTCAGACCCAGCCCCGGTCGCGGCAGGCCTTGGCGACCCGGCTGATCGAGATGACGTAGGCGGCATCGCGCATGTACAGCTTCTGGCGGCGGGCGAGCTCGCTCACCGCGGCGAAGGCCGAGGTCATCTTGAGATCGAGCTTGCTGAGGACTTCGTCCTTCTCCCAGTAGTAGTTGGAGTTGCTCTGCACCTGCTCGAAGTAGCTGCAGGTGACGCCGCCCGCGTTGGCGAGGAAGTCGGGGATGACGAAGATGCCGCGCTCGGCGAGGATCCGGTCGGCCTCGGGCGTGGTCGGCCCGTTGGCGCCCTCGGCCAGCATCTTCACGCGGGCGTGGATGCGGCCGGCGTTGTCGCCGCGCACCTGGTTCTCGAGCGCCGACGGAATCAGGAGGTCGACTTCCTGCGTGAGCCAGTCGTCGCCGGGCAGCACCTCGTAGCCGAGCTCGCGCGCCCGGGCCTTGTCGATGCCGCCGAACGTGTCGGTGATCCCGACGAGCTCGTCGACGTCGATGCCGGACGACTTGCGGAAGGCGTACGAGGCCTGATCGGCCTGGTCCCACGACGACACGCAGACGACGGTGCCGCCGAGCTGCTGGAGCAACCGCACGGCGTACTGCGCGACGTTGCCGAACCCCTGCACGCTGGCGGTCACGCTCGACGGCGCGATGCCCATCTCGCGCAGGGCCTCGCGCACCGTGTAGATCACGCCGTAGCCTGTGGCCTCGGTGCGTCCGAGCGAGCCGCCCATGCCGACGGGCTTGCCGGTGATGAAGCCGGGGTACTTCGCCCCGTGGATGACCTCGAACTCGTCGAGCATCCACAGCATGTGCTGCGGCGTGGTCATCACGTCGGGTGCCGGGACGTCGGAGAGCGGCCCCACGTTCTTCGCCATCTGCCGGACCCAGCCGCGGCAGATCTGTTCCTGCTCGCGGGCGCTCAGGTGGTGCGGGTCGCAGATGACGCCGCCCTTGCCGCCGCCGAGCGGGATGTCGACGACCGCGCACTTCCAGGTCATCCACATGGCGAGCGCGCGCACCGTGTCGACCGTCTCCTGCGGATGGAAGCGGATGCCGCCCTTGGCCGGGCCGCGCGCGTCGTTGTGCTGCACGCGGAAGCCGCGGAAGACGCGCGTCTGTCCATCGTCCATCCTCACGGGAATGGCGACCTGGTACTCACGAAGCGGCTCGCGCAGCAGCTCGCGCGACCCTCGATCGAGCTCGAGGATGTCGGCGACGTGATCGAACTGCCGTTGGGCCATCTGGAACGAGTTGAACTCTTTGGTGGCCACGGATCGGCCTCCTTGGCGGGGGCGGTCGGAGAGGAAACAGGGGGATTTCGGCCGCCGGAGACGCCCGGCGGCGACCATGTCGATCGAGCGTAGCCCTGCCGCTGGGGCAAGTCAAGCGGCCCGCTTGTCTGGCGCTGTGGAGCTCCCGTCCCCGCCGCTGCTCTCCGGGCCGCAGTAGAATCGCTCATGGCCGTTGTGTCTCACGGCGAGCCGAACCAGCCTTCTGGCGGCGTTGGGTCGATGACCGCCCCTCCCGCAGATGCTCCCATTGACGCCAATGGGAACCTCACCGCCGATGGCACGCGTACCTTCGAGTGGGATGCGCGCAATCAGCTGGTTGCCGTCACCGTCGGCACGCACCGGAGCGAATTCGTCTACGACGGGCTGCAGCGGCGCGTGCGACAGGTCGAGAAAAAGGCAGCGTCCGCGAAGTGACGGACGCCACCGGGGCGCTGCTGGCGCGCTACGCGTTCGACCCATGGGGCCGGCGCACGCTCACGGCCGGCGCCGACGTCACGACGGTCGGCTTCACGGGGCATCGGACGCACACGGGCTCTGGGCTCGCGCTGGCGCTGTATCGCGGCTACGACGCGGGGCTCGGGCGCCGGTTCGGTCAGGATCGAATTGGATTCTCGGCGGGCAGAATTACTGCGAGGACGTCGATACACGGCCCGGGAGCGCCAACCGATCCGAACGAACGGCGCCCGCCGGCACGCGTGAGCGGGCCAAGGGCGCCGGATCCATTGGATGTCAGGCCGTCCGCTTCGACTGGGCTTGCTTCTCGGCGAGTTCCAGGAGCAAACGCAGCGCTCGGTTCACCGAGGAGGAGTCCGGGAACGCCTTGGCGACATCGGCATCAAGGAGAACGATGTTCGTGCCAGCCTGGTACGCCACGTGATGCGTGCCGCGGACGCCGCTCGTGAAGTCGTACTCTGGCCGAAGTTCGTCAGGCTCCCGGTCTTTCGTCTGATTCATAGGCTCTTCGCTCCTTGGGCGCTGCCGCCCGAGCGTGGATGATCCGGATTCGACCCTCGCGTTCAGTGTACGCCACGACCAGCACCCGCGCGCGCAGGGATCGCCCGACGCTCAGAAATCGGGCTTCGCCTGCCGAACGGTCGGGATCGGGAATCGTCACCTCGAGCGGGTCGCCGAAGACGCTGGAGGCTTCAACGAAATCAACGCCATGCTTCTCGAGATTGGCCACCGCCTTCTCCGAATCCCACTCGAATTCCACCTCCAGAGTCTACCGTCGTCAGCCTAGATCGAGAACACTGGCGCGGGCCCCCGCTGCGGGGAGGCCGGGGCCGGTCGCGGCGGCGGTCTAGCCGTTGAACCTGGGCACTGGACGGCGCTGGTCCGGCGGACGGGCGGCCGCCACTTGCCCGCGCGACGCGGGCCCTGGCCGACCAGGTGCGGGCGACGCGCAGTTCCGGCTGGTAGCAGTGACCGACCCGACGGGGCAGGTGACGCACGGCTGGCGGCGAGCGACGGGCGGCCGGACGTGTGGTGGCCGCCCGCTTGCACGATGGCGTCGATTCAGTATCGACACGCTGATTGCCATGCTCGGGCATGCGGGAGTCCACGTCGATGTGGTCGTCCGCCGTTCGTCGAAGGTGGCGTAACCGCGCCTGCGCGACGCCTTCAGGTTCAGGCCGGCGACACCAACCGCTCGACCGCCGCCTTGTGCTCCGGCGAGACTGCGCGGCCTCGCGGCGGCGGCCAACGATGCGGTGGGTCGAGCGCAAGAAGGGAGCCCCTCACCGGTCGCGGAGATCCCACGACCGATGAATCCTCCGAGGTCCAGATTTCGGAGCCAGTTCCTCACGATGTCGATCGTTCTGTCCGGAGATCCCTCATGAGAGTGGATGTCCTGGCCCGCGACGTCCGAGATGAACTGCTTTGGTCTGAAGGTCACCAACAAGTCGAACCACACCGTTTGGGTGAAGGAAGAGCACACCGGTAGGACCCACCCCGTTCCTCCACGCGGTACCTGGCCGAGTCGTGCGGGAAGCGTGAAAACGTAGCATATAATGGCGCGCATGAAGTCCAGCGTCGAGTCGTCCACCCGGTCTGCGGCCCGCCAGGCCTGGGAGCGCAAGGTCGTCGAGCCGGCGCTGCGGAAGGCTCCCGAGCGGCAGCCGAGCTTCACGACGGTGTCGGGCCGCCAGATCGAGCGGCTGTACAGCGCAGACGACGTGGCCGGCCTCGACTACACGCGCGACCTCGGCGACCCCGGCGCCTTCCCCTACACGCGCGGCATCCATCCTTCGGGCTACCGCGGCAAGCTGTGGACGATGCGCCAGTTCGCCGGCTTCGGCACGCCCGAGGAGACCAACGAACGTTACCGGCAGTTGCTCGCGGCCGGCGGCACGGGGCTCAGCGTCGCCTTCGACCTGCCGACGCTCATGGGGCGCGACCCCGACCACGAGCTGTCGCTCGGCGAGGTCGGCAAGTGTGGCGTGAGCATCGCGTCGCTCGCCGACATGGAGCGGCTCTTCGAGGGCATCTCGCTCGCCGACATCACGACGTCGATGACGATCAACTCGCCGGCGTCGATGATCTTCGCGATGTACCTGGTCGTGGCCGAGAAGCAGGGCGCAGACTGGACACGGCTCTCGGGCACGATCCAGAACGACATCCTGAAGGAGTTCATCGCGCAGAAGGAGTACATCTACCCGCCGCGCGAGTCGATGCGGCTCATCACCGACATCTTCCAGTTCTGCGCCGCGGAGGTGCCGAAGTGGAACACGATCTCGGTCAGCGGCTATCACATCCGCGAGGCCGGGGCGACGGCGCTGCAGGAGCTGGCCTTCACGCTGCGCGACGGTGTCGAGTACGTGCAGTGGGGCGTCGACGCGGGCCTCGACGTCGACCGGTTCGCCCCGCGGATCTCGTTCTTTTTCAACGCGCACAACGACTTCTTCGAGGAAATCGCCAAGTACCGCGCCGCCCGCCGGATCTGGGCCGAGGTGATGCGCGACCGCTTCGGCGCGAAAGACGAGCGGTCGTGGAAGCTGCGGTTCCACTCGCAGACGGCGGGCGTGTCGCTCACCGCCCAGCAGCCGTACAACAACGTCGTCCGGACGGCCATCCAGGCGCTGGCGGCCGTGCTCGGCGGGACCAACTCGCTGCACACCAATTCGCTCGACGAGGCGCTGGCGCTGCCCACGGCCGAGGCCGCGACGCTGGCGCTGCGCACTCAGCAGATCATCGCCCACGAGAGCGGCGTGACCGGCATCGTCGATCCGCTCGGCGGGTCGTACTTCGTCGAGGCGCTCACGCGCGACATGTACGATGGCGCGCTCGAGTACTTCGAGACGATCGACCGCATGGGCGGGATGGTCGCGGCCGTCGAGGCCGGCTACCCGCAGCGCGAGATCGCCGAGAGTGCCTACCGCTTCCAGCAGGCGGCCGAACGCAAGGAGAAGATCATCGTCGGCGTCAACGACTACGTGGCCGAGAACGACCGGCCGATGCCGATCCTCTACATCGACGAGCAGGTGGCCGAGCGCCAGCTCGCCCGGCTCGAGGCGCTCCGGCGCACGCGCGACCACGATCGCGTCGCCCGCGCGCTCGACGCCCTGCGCGAGGCCGCAGCCGGCACCGCCAACACCATGTCCCCGATGCTCGACGCCGTGCGCGCCTACGCGACGGTCGGCGAGATGTGCGACGCGCTCCGCGAGGTGTGGGGCGAATACGAAGAGGTGCCGTTCGTCTGAGGCCGCCGTCGCCCGCCCGCGCGGGCCCTCGCGGCCGTGAGGCGATCCTTGCCTGGAGCCAAGAGCCACCCATGCAGAAGATCAGAGTCGTCATCGCCAAGCCGGGTCTCGACGGTCACGACCGCGGTGCCAAGGTCATCGCGCGCGCGCTGCGTGACGCCGGCATGGAGGTCGTCTACACAGGCCTTCGCCAGACGCCCGAACAGATCGTGTCGGCGGCGCTGCAGGAAGACGCCGATGTAATCGGACTGTCAATTCTGTCAGGCGCCCACAACCACATCTGTCCGCGCATCATGGAACTGCTGCGCGAGAAGGGGCTCGACGACGTCCTCGTGGTCGTCGGCGGCATCATCCCCGACGTCGACATCCCGAGGCTGCACGAGATGGGCGTCAAGGGGGTGTTCCTGCCGGGCACACCGATGCAGGAGATCATCGACTTCATCAACGGCAGCGTCCGGCCGCGGCTCGAGCGCGTCTGATCCGGCACGGGCTTTGCCTTCGTTCGACTCGTTGGAACGCGTGGACTTCCGCCATGGCCAAGACACTTCTGCTCGCCGACGACAGCGTCACCGTTCAGCGGGTCATCGAGCTGACCTTCGCGGAGGAGGGCATGCACGTCGTCGCGGTGGGCAGCGGCCGTGAGGCGATGGCCCGCTTCGAGATCGACCGTCCCGACATCGTGCTCGCCGACGTGAGCATGCCCGACGGCGACGGGTACGCCGTGGCCGAACACGTCAAGGCGCTCGCCGGCGACGAGGTGCCCGTCGTGCTCATGACCGGCGCCTTCGAGCAACTCGACGAGGATCGTGCGAAGAGCGTGGGGTGCGACGGCGTCCTGGCCAAGCCCTTCGAGCCGCAAATGGCCATCGCCCTCGTGCGCGACCTGCTCGAGCGCGAATCCGGCACGCGTTCGGTCGCCGAGCCCATCGCCACGCCGGACGCCGATTCGAGCGCCGCGTTCGCCCCGGCCGTCGACGGGAGCGCGGTCGTGGCCGGCGGGGCGGGCTCGCTCGACGACTACTTCGACCGCCTCGACGAGGCGTTGGCGTCGGCGGGCTA
Encoded here:
- a CDS encoding HAD family phosphatase, producing the protein MFTGLPPGFRPRAVVFDVDGTLVDNMPLHAQAFERFAARHDLPAITMRDRAKLDGKRNREIFPVLFARAIEAPELTALEEEKESLYRTLSTGRLSPLRGLDRLLGWLDASGIPVALATSAPAPNVTHTLAELGLAHLEPRTVRSDEVPHGKPHPDVFLEAARRLDVEPRHCLAFEDAPMGIEAARRAGMVTIAITTSFDGPALAAHDWPPHAAFSDYDAVLDAAGATLFSAEGVDQANAGAASVPP
- a CDS encoding BrnT family toxin, translating into MEFEWDSEKAVANLEKHGVDFVEASSVFGDPLEVTIPDPDRSAGEARFLSVGRSLRARVLVVAYTEREGRIRIIHARAAAPKERRAYESDERPGA
- a CDS encoding pyruvate, phosphate dikinase, which codes for MPVPPDPSFADGPMDAVLARLEERAKELNCLYRVHDVCRRVDASPDEVCRGLLAEIPLGWRHPAVCWARIVLDGVVYQPPRAAETPWVLRADVVVAGDAVGAIEVFYGEECPADDDGPFLKEEHRLLAAIADRLALWVGQRRLQGLSRPTAPDPGAVEGTRPDRPAWAVIVDFLRQADHHLLMRISRRMLNYLCWNGVDEAQALLQRFSSSLRVGPASDADDNRPVDKTSLDTVLAVVNEAFAIAARHLSDGEILDCLHRWMKDDKSGFLMEAVENLGTSLPDIAAALERYQQLHVTDRNLSRTRQMALRVALVRRFLNDDVDYINTAKQYTEVDDFLELVRRIVAPSGSHGKIGGKGAGLFLAGQVLRRSEETAHATSHVKTPKTWYLSSDALLAFIEFNHLEDVYDRKYLELDQVRREYPHIIQVFKNSDFPPDIARGLSIALDDVDGPLVVRSSSLLEDRVGAAFSGKYKSLFLANQGTKRERLAALMDAVAEVWASIFGPDPIEYRADRGLLDVHEEMGILIQEVVGRRVGHYFLPAYAGVAFSRNEHRWSARIRREDGLVRLVPGLGTRAVDRLSDDYPVLLSPGQPGLRASATPDEVLRYAPRKVDLINLESRRFETVPIDALLSACAAEYPALSRVFSVYDDGRLHPPLGLVSTLDPSRLVATFEGLVAGTSFMPRIRTILRVLSEKLGYPVDIEFASDGTDFYILQCRAQSFSPDAAPAAIPVDLPAERVVFLANRFVSNGRVPDLTHLVYVDPERYHALGDLESLKDVGRAVGRLNGLLPKRQFALLGPGRWGSRGDITLGVSVTYSDINNTALLVEIAARRGQYVPEVSFGTHFFQDLVEADIRYLPIFPDDPEARLADAWLKESPSILTNLLPDYGHLADTLRVIDVPQATGGQVLRVLMNGDVDRAVGLLVTPEVTVRPGRNRRRTEA
- a CDS encoding acyl-CoA dehydrogenase, whose translation is MIPFGRAAPVGGGRAGRIDRRRPPRPSEPPPQIGPDRGERRVTQAVDVKTPPLTTLLEDEVLLRDSVREFAEQQVKPLVREMDEHAKIPRELIDRLFDLGVMGIEIPERFGGSGGTFFHAVLAVEALSQVDPSVGVLVDVQNTLVINALLRWANEPQLGRYLPALATKTLGAYALSEAGSGSDAFALTSRAVDAGDAWVLNGRKLWITNGNEADLFIVFATVDPAAGYRAITAFLVDRGTPGFSVGKKEDKLGIRASSTCELLFEDCRVAKDAVLGDVGKGYKVAIETLNEGRIGIGAQMVGLAQGALDHAVRYVKERKQFGRAIADFQGVQFQLARAATDVEAARLLVYNAARLRDAGRPFLAEAAMAKIFSSEVAERVASLAVNLFGGYGFTKDYPVEKLYRDQKIGQIYEGTSNMQLQTIAKLLLG
- a CDS encoding Glu/Leu/Phe/Val dehydrogenase, with the translated sequence MVAAGRLRRPKSPCFLSDRPRQGGRSVATKEFNSFQMAQRQFDHVADILELDRGSRELLREPLREYQVAIPVRMDDGQTRVFRGFRVQHNDARGPAKGGIRFHPQETVDTVRALAMWMTWKCAVVDIPLGGGKGGVICDPHHLSAREQEQICRGWVRQMAKNVGPLSDVPAPDVMTTPQHMLWMLDEFEVIHGAKYPGFITGKPVGMGGSLGRTEATGYGVIYTVREALREMGIAPSSVTASVQGFGNVAQYAVRLLQQLGGTVVCVSSWDQADQASYAFRKSSGIDVDELVGITDTFGGIDKARARELGYEVLPGDDWLTQEVDLLIPSALENQVRGDNAGRIHARVKMLAEGANGPTTPEADRILAERGIFVIPDFLANAGGVTCSYFEQVQSNSNYYWEKDEVLSKLDLKMTSAFAAVSELARRQKLYMRDAAYVISISRVAKACRDRGWV
- a CDS encoding VWA domain-containing protein produces the protein MRGPAHSFRQAVDTRRVSRRAALALAVLLGLAIGPAQPRAQQAPASPASPGQQAPQQEPQPQEQPVFRTELTFVRVDAIVTDRQGNPVTDLTPDDFEVFEDGKPQAIETFKRIDVTGEPAPGAEIARPIRTAYDEESEAQREDVRLFAIFLDDYHVRRGASLSVREPLIRFIENQLGPLDMVALMYPLQPVGDVVFTRNHRAIVDAIRKFDGRKYDYTPRNSIEEQYSMYPAEWVERIRNQVSLSALRALMVRLGGLREGRKSVILVSEGYTNYLPPQMRDPVASMPGIGNPNRRNPMAGERDYGEERYQFFQSVDMMRDLQDVYAEANRSNTSIYALDPRGLAPFEFDINEAVGTGVDSRVLGETMDTLRVLADQTDGRAIVNRNDLESGLRQVVRDSSAYYLIGYNSTQAPADGKFHEIRVRVKRPGLQVRARKGYWALTAAEMETAMAPPKPGPDPAIADALASVEAPSRARVVRTWLGTEPAEHGRTKVTFVWEPVPPLPGDRRPAASRVSVIAAGQEEAYFRGRVPDGAPAAATSGVVSRGGGRAEFEAAPGRLQLRLSVEGPAGEVIDSDLLDITVPDFTGPQVGLSSLEVFRASTAREFQAVSRDPLAVPSAAREFRRTERLLIRFSTFGPGTEPVQTTARLLNRLGQPMSDLTLEAIQGDDTERWQVQLPLSGLPAGEYLVEVRSTAAGEQAKQLLGFRVVS